Proteins co-encoded in one Rhopalosiphum maidis isolate BTI-1 chromosome 2, ASM367621v3, whole genome shotgun sequence genomic window:
- the LOC113554720 gene encoding facilitated trehalose transporter Tret1-like, producing the protein MALEKIAMTQRAMVEEQQARIGNQKWTQYLAAFIATIGGFIAGTALGWTAPAGPMMENNQYSFVISNESLAWIGACMPLGAMLGCPVTAGLVDKLGRKNMMLMLSIPALVGWAMIIWAESVAWICAGRLLTGFSSGSLSVIVPLYTSEIAEKEIRGTLGTYFQLQVTGGILFTYIVGSYFNIFGLTLICGIIPIVYVALMVLIPESPNFHLMKGNVEKARLSLRYFRGPYGTVDQELSIMQDSLAKTERERVPLMEAFQTTPAKRGLFIGLGVMLLQQFSGCNAVIFYATYIFKESGSAMEPNMSTIIVGIMSVIATYVSTLIVDRLGRKILLLGSIIVMGICTLLIGGFFFMKANEYDVSSIGFIPLVSMCVFIVLFSLGFGPIPWMLIGEIFPAQIKGTACSIACMANWFFAFIVTKFFSSLVSAIHIYNTFWLFTFFSVVGTFFVICIVPETKGKTMDEIQEILGAGNDLTPPTHANASIDTKGKY; encoded by the exons atggcTTTAGAAAAAATCGCCATGACCCAGCGTGCGATGGTTGAAGAACAACAAGCACGAATTGGAAATCAAAAATGGACTCAATACTTAGCTGCCTTTATTg CAACGATTGGTGGGTTCATCGCGGGTACAGCCCTAGGATGGACAGCTCCAGCCGGTCCAATGATGGAAAACAATCAGTATTCATTCGTTATTTCAAATGAAAGTCTCGCGTGGATTGGAGCGTGTATGCCACTTGGTGCCATGCTTGGATGTCCGGTTACCGCTGGCCTAGTCGATAAATTGGGACGTAAAAACATGATGCTAATGTTGTCTATCCCAGCACTTGTCGGTTGGGCAATGATAATATGGGCAGAATCT GTGGCATGGATCTGTGCTGGCAGACTTTTGACCGGATTCTCCAGTGGTTCGTTGTCTGTAATTGTACCCTTGTACACTTCTGAAATAGCTGAAAAGGAAATTCGTGGTACTTTGGGTACATACTTTCAGTTACAAGTCACTGGAGGAATTTTATTCACCTATATCGTTGGATCTTat ttcAATATATTTGGTCTGACTCTAATTTGTGGTATTATTCCAATCGTATATGTGGCTCTGATGGTTTTAATTCCAGAAAGCCCAAACTTCCATCTCATGAAAGGAAACGTCGAAAAAGCTCGTTTATCTTTAAGATATTTCCGTGGACCATACGGTACTGTGGACCAAGAATTGTCTATAATGCAAGACTCGTTAGCgaag ACTGAAAGAGAAAGAGTTCCGTTAATGGAAGCATTCCAAACAACTCCAGCTAAACGCGGTTTGTTTATTGGTCTCGGAGTTATGCTTTTGCAACAATTTTCTGGGTGCAATGCTGTTATATTCTACGCTACGTATatctttaaa GAGTCTGGAAGCGCAATGGAACCAAATATGTCCACAATTATCGTTGGTATTATGTCGGTAATTGCCACTTATGTTTCTACACTGATCGTTGACAGATTAGGAAGAAAAATTCTCCTTTTGGGTTCAATTATTGTCATGGGAATTTGTACGTTGTTAATTGGAGGTTTCTTCTTCATGAAAGCTAACGAATATGACGTATCATCAATTGGATTTATTCCACTTGTATCCATGTGTGTATTCATAGTCCTGTTCTCTCTTGGTTTTGGTCCAATCCCATGGATGTTGATAGGTGAAATTTTCCCAGCACAAATCAAag gtACCGCTTGCTCGATCGCCTGTATGGCCAACTGGTTTTTCGCTTTCATTGTCACGAAATTCTTTTCTTCGTTGGTATCTGCCAttcatatatacaatacattctGGTTATTCACATTTTTCTCCGTGGTGGGTACTTTCTTCGTAATTTGCATCGTTCCTGAGACCAAAGGCAAAACGATGGATGAAATTCAAGAAATACTCGGCGCGGGCAATGATCTCACACCACCAACACATGCCAATGCTTCCATCGACACCAAaggaaaatactaa
- the LOC113552535 gene encoding uncharacterized protein LOC113552535: MNNIFEERSRVCDYDDNRVASSFRRPDDEDEVKIPKKVYGEKSPLVNKAVPKTITTAQQIAAESIESQIQTQKGNQYLAALIVTIGGFIMGTTLGWTAPAGPMMENGQYGFQITVENVSWIASVMPLGAMLGCPVMAGLVNKLGRKHLMIMLTIPTLAGWAMIIWAKSVVWICVGRFLTGFSNGSYSVIIPLYTSEIAEKEIRGTLGTYFQLQVNAGILFTYVMGSYLDVFGLSVACAIIPVIYLYLMFLIPESPIFYLMKGNVEKARISLKFFRKPVDCVDQELNTMQSALAKTERERVPIMEAFQTTPAKRGLFLGLGVMVFQQFCGCNAVIFYATTIFNATGSSISSNTSTIIIGIMAVMSTYVSTLVVDKLGRKILLLYSVVAMGICTFLIGVFFYAKESHYNVSSIGFIPLISLCIFIILFSIGFGPIPWMLMGEIFPAQIKGIASSIVCMSNWLFVFLVTKFFTLLVSAIYLYNTFWLFTLFSVLGTFFVVFIVPETKGKTMEEIQELLGADLIPLLTENPGEAEGSDEAYKTDLEEVYSEHSPLVEKTLYQTINLPQKTGCEKAQYRTQYLATLIVTIGGFIMGTTLGWTSPAGPMMENGQYGFHITENDVSWIASCMPLGAMLGCPFMGVLVNKLGRKRLMIMLTVPALFGWEMIICANSVVIICIGRILTGFASGSYSVIVPQYTSEIANKEIRGTLGTYFQLQVFSGILFTYVLGSYLNLFGLSIACAIVPAVYLCLMFLVPESPIFYLSKGNIEKARLSLKYFRRPFGQVDQELNIMQDSLAKTERERVPIMEAFKTTPAKRGLYLGLGVMVFMQFTGCNTVIFYATTIFNATGSSISSNASTVIVGIMAVLSTYVSTLVVDKLGRKILLLCSVVAMGICTFFIGGFFYAKDYNYDVSSIGFIPLLSLCIFIILFSMGFGPIPWMLMGEIFPAQIKGIASSIVCMANWFFVFLATKFFTSLVSIIHLYNTFWLYTVVCVFGTFFVVFIVPETKGKTMDEIQLLLGA, translated from the exons atgaataatatatttgaggaAAGAAGTAGAGTATGTGACTATGATGACAATCGTGTTGCTTCTAGTTTCAGACGTCCCGATGATGAAGATGAAGTTAAAATACCaaaa AAAGTTTATGGTGAAAAAAGTCCACTTGTTAACAAGGCAGTTCCTAAAACTATAACAACAGCTCAACAAATTGCTGCTGAGAGCATAGAGTCTCAAATACAAACTCAAAAAGGAAATCAGTATTTGGCTGCATTAATTG TTACTATTGGAGGGTTCATCATGGGTACGACACTTGGATGGACAGCTCCTGCAGGTCCAATGATGGAAAACGGTCAATATGGATTCCAAATTACTGTGGAAAATGTTTCATGGATAGCGTCAGTCATGCCACTTGGTGCCATGCTTGGATGCCCAGTTATGGCTGGTCTAGTCAACAAATTAGGACGTAAACATCTTATGATAATGTTAACCATACCTACACTTGCTGGTTGGGCAATGATAATATGGGCCAaatct gtAGTATGGATTTGTGTCGGAAGATTTTTAACCGGATTTTCTAATGGTTCATACTCTGTTATTATACCTTTGTACACTTCAGAAATAGCTGAAAAAGAAATCCGTGGTActttaggtacttattttcaATTGCAAGTTAATGCAGGAATCTTGTTCACATATGTTATGGGATCCTAT CTCGATGTATTTGGTCTATCTGTTGCTTGTGCAATCATtccagtaatttatttatatttaatgtttttaataccaGAAAGTCCAATATTCTATCTTATGAAAGGAAATGTTGAAAAAGCTCGGAtatcattgaaattttttcGTAAGCCTGTTGATTGTGTAGATCAAGAATTAAATACCATGCAGAGTGCATTAGCTAAA actgaAAGAGAAAGAGTTCCAATCATGGAAGCATTCCAAACTACACCAGCTAAACGAGGATTGTTCTTAGGTCTTGGAGTTATGGTTTTTCAACAGTTTTGTGGATGTAATGCTGTTATTTTCTATGCCACAACTATCttcaat GCAACTGGGAGTTCAATTTCATCAAACACCtccacaattattattggtatcaTGGCTGTAATGTCTACGTATGTATCAACACTTGTTGTTGATAAATTGGGACGAAAAATTTTGCTGTTGTATTCTGTTGTTGCAATGGGAATTTGTACATTCCTTAttggtgtatttttttatgcaaagGAATCCCATTACAATGTTTCTTCTATTGGATTTATTCCATTGatatcattatgtatattcataatattattttccattgGTTTTGGTCCTATCCCGTGGATGTTAATGGGTGAAATATTCCCAGCTCAAATTAAAG GTATTGCCAGCTCAATAGTTTGCATGTCAAACTGGCTTTTTGTTTTCTTAGTTACCAAATTTTTCACATTATTAGTATctgctatttatttatacaacacaTTTTGGCTATTCACATTATTCAGTGTATTGGGAACATTCTTTGTGGTGTTTATTGTACCTGAAACCAAAGGAAAGACCATggaagaaattcaagagttgcTTGGGGCTGATCTTATTCCACTATTAACAGAAAAT CCCGGCGAAGCTGAAGGATCAGATGAAGCATATAAGACTGACCTCGAG GAAGTGTATAGTGAACATAGTCCTCTTGTTGAAAAAACACTGTATCAAACTATAAATTTGCCTCAAAAAACAGGCTGCGAAAAAGCACAATACAGAACTCAATATTTAGCCACTTTGATTG TAACTATTGGCGGGTTCATCATGGGCACAACACTAGGATGGACGTCTCCAGCTGGCCCAATGATGGAAAATGGGCAATATGGATTCCACATTACTGAGAATGATGTTTCATGGATTGCATCATGCATGCCACTTGGTGCCATGCTTGGATGTCCATTTATGGGTGTTCTAGTGAACAAATTGGGACGTAAACGTCTGATGATAATGTTAACTGTCCCTGCACTCTTTGGATGGGAGATGATAATATGTGCTAattct GTGGTGATAATCTGTATCGGCAGAATTTTAACTGGATTTGCTAGTGGTTCATACTCTGTGATAGTACCACAATACACCTCTGAAATAGCTAATAAGGAAATACGTGGCACTTTAGGCACTTATTTTCAGTTACAAGTATTTTCAGGTATCTTGTTCACCTATGTCTTGGGATCATAT ttaaatttatttggtcTATCTATTGCTTGTGCAATAGTTCCAGCGGTCTATTTGTGTTTGATGTTTTTAGTACCAGAAAGTCCAATTTTCTACCTATCGAAAGGAAATATAGAAAAAGCTCGattatcattgaaatatttccgCAGGCCTTTTGGTCAAGTGGACcaagaattaaatataatgcaagATTCTTTGGCCAAA acTGAAAGAGAAAGAGTTCCAATCATGGAAGCATTCAAAACTACACCAGCCAAGCGAGGGCTATACTTAGGCCTTGGGGTTATGGTTTTTATGCAGTTTACGGGATGTAACACTGTTATTTTCTACGCCACAACTATCTTCAAT gcAACTGGTAGCTCAATAAGTTCAAATGCATCAACAGTTATTGTAGGTATCATGGCTGTTTTGTCTACTTACGTGTCAACACTTGTTGTTGATAAATTGGGACGAAAGATTTTGCTCTTGTGTTCTGTTGTTGCAATGggaatttgtacatttttcattGGAGGATTTTTCTATGCAAAGGATTACAATTATGACGTTTCATCAATAGGATTTATTCCATTATTATCACTGtgcatattcataatattattctcaatGGGTTTCGGTCCAATCCCATGGATGTTGATGGGTGAAATATTTCCAGCTCAAATTAAAG gcATTGCTAGCTCAATAGTCTGTATGGCAAATTGGTTTTTTGTATTCTTGGCTACCAAATTTTTCACGTCATTGGTgtctattattcatttatacaaCACATTCTGGCTCTACACTGTGGTCTGTGTTTTTGGCACATTCTTCGTGGTATTTATTGTTCCTGAAACTAAGGGTAAGACAATGGATGAAATTCAGTTGTTGCTTGGTGCTTAA